One window of the Trypanosoma brucei gambiense DAL972 chromosome 3, complete sequence genome contains the following:
- a CDS encoding aminopeptidase P1, putative, protein MPTNSAKILSRVREAMKLHSINALIVPSSDPHNSEYVMDSYKCRGFLTNFNGSAGTCLITMEEAYLWTDGRYWLEADHCLYPEWQLMRDGHPGVPSLEDFVRLNLQPDLLVGMNDNLATVAEWERRRKAINLVPIPEIVRPLMPQNSDAKAEMLSIRPEQFCGQTREEKVMALVEELKGQKCEAMILSALDEVAWLTNLRGSDVPYNPVFYSYALVRSAPDPAVALFVDSAKVSSPVEAELTQSGRSVVSVSLHPYEALEDYVRALPTGTAFLVDEYQTSQRLYSLLESCKMKVNRVKCGPAQRLKAVKNAVEIEGFRRCHVRDGVALTRYLAWLHDMIVVKGDTTITECSGADVLEGFRREQEHFVQLSFPTISSVGPNGAVVHYTPPKEGSATIVPDQLYLVDSGAQYLDGTTDVTRTVCFNPPSDEERQAYTLVLKGHLALHNAVWPTGTTGHRLDALARVHLWRYGLDYAHGTGHGVGSFLNVHEGPQGIGYRPTPTEATLAAGMIMSNEPGYYKAGKYGIRIENLEVIVRAPTRHSQEGFLTFEALTMVPLCRDLIDVSMLTADEVRLVNDYHRTVRDALTPHLRRVNDSCALAYVERHTAELCALEGGC, encoded by the coding sequence ATGCCGACCAACAGTGCCAAGATTCTTTCTCGCGTGCGTGAGGCCATGAAGTTACACTCCATCAATGCTCTTATTGTCCCCTCCAGCGATCCGCACAACAGCGAATACGTCATGGACAGTTACAAGTGCCGTGGTTTCTTGACAAATTTCAACGGAAGCGCGGGCACGTGTCTCATAACAATGGAGGAGGCGTATTTATGGACGGATGGACGTTATTGGCTTGAAGCGGACCATTGTTTGTACCCGGAGTGGCAACTGATGCGTGATGGTCATCCGGGGGTGCCCTCGCTGGAAGATTTTGTCCGACTCAACCTTCAACCAGACTTGCTGGTGGGAATGAATGATAACCTTGCCACTGTCGCGGAGTGGGAGAGGCGCCGGAAGGCTATTAATTTGGTTCCTATCCCCGAGATTGTTCGACCACTTATGCCGCAGAACTCAGATGCGAAAGCGGAAATGTTAAGCATCCGACCTGAGCAGTTCTGTGGGCAAACTCGTGAGGAGAAGGTGATGGCACTTGTGGAGGAGCTCAAGGGACAAAAATGTGAGGCCATGATCCTTTCTGCGCTTGACGAGGTAGCGTGGCTCACGAACTTACGTGGAAGTGACGTTCCGTACAATCCGGTATTTTATTCTTATGCTCTTGTACGTTCCGCCCCCGACCCGGCCGTGGCGCTCTTTGTGGATTCAGCGAAGGTATCTTCACCTGTCGAGGCGGAATTGACCCAATCCGGCCGCAGTGTCGTCTCAGTTAGTCTCCACCCGTATGAGGCGCTGGAGGATTATGTCCGCGCGCTCCCCACTGGCACCGCCTTTCTGGTCGACGAATACCAGACGAGCCAACGACTGTACTCCCTGCTCGAGTCATGCAAAATGAAAGTGAATCGGGTGAAATGCGGCCCAGCGCAGAGACTTAAAGCAGTAAAGAATGCCGTTGAGATTGAAGGGTTCCGCCGCTGTCACGTACGGGACGGCGTAGCACTTACGCGGTACCTCGCGTGGTTACACGACATGATTGTTGTGAAGGGTGACACCACTATCACCGAGTGTAGCGGTGCTGATGTTCTCGAGGGTTTCCGCCGCGAGCAGGAGCACTTTGTGCAGCTCAGTTTCCCCACTATTTCCTCCGTTGGGCCAAATGGTGCTGTTGTGCACTACACCCCTCCCAAGGAGGGATCTGCTACCATCGTACCGGACCAACTCTATCTTGTGGACAGTGGTGCTCAATACCTTGACGGTACGACTGATGTAACTCGTACAGTTTGTTTCAATCCACCCTCTGATGAGGAGCGCCAGGCTTATACACTTGTTTTGAAAGGTCACTTGGCGCTCCACAACGCGGTGTGGCCAACAGGCACGACTGGTCATCGGCTCGATGCACTCGCGCGCGTCCACCTTTGGCGGTATGGTTTAGACTACGCCCACGGTACGGGTCATGGCGTCGGGTCTTTCCTTAACGTACACGAGGGACCTCAGGGTATTGGATATCGACCCACTCCAACAGAAGCAACTCTCGCTGCTGGAATGATTATGTCTAATGAGCCTGGTTACTATAAAGCAGGAAAGTACGGCATACGTATTGAAAACTTGGAGGTAATCGTGCGGGCACCGACACGTCACAGCCAAGAGGGGTTTCTCACGTTTGAGGCACTCACGATGGTGCCATTGTGCCGAGATCTCATTGATGTGTCGATGCTAACTGCTGACGAGGTGCGGTTGGTGAATGATTACCACCGCACTGTGCGTGATGCCCTCACTCCACATTTACGTCGAGTAAATGACAGTTGCGCACTTGCGTACGTGGAGCGCCACACAGCTGAACTTTGTGCGCTTGAGGGCGGTTGTTGA